A window from Cellulomonas sp. C5510 encodes these proteins:
- a CDS encoding molybdenum cofactor guanylyltransferase: protein MEGVGLVVLAGGTSARLGGRDKTALDVGGRSILVGLLAGLPQVPTVVVGPPPPRLPREAAHVVWTREDPPGGGPAAGLAAGVAALPRATAVVVVLAGDQPFAAAAVPRLVAALRADPAVGAVLGRDADGHPQPLLAAYRADEMARVLPQVRSGDSVRSTLAGISRAFLDLDADECLDVDDPADLARARASAARRMDRPAGAPPS from the coding sequence ATGGAGGGTGTCGGCCTCGTGGTCCTCGCGGGGGGGACCTCCGCACGGCTGGGGGGCCGCGACAAGACCGCACTGGACGTGGGAGGCCGGTCGATCCTCGTGGGGCTGCTGGCCGGGCTGCCGCAGGTGCCGACGGTCGTCGTCGGCCCACCACCACCACGACTGCCTCGTGAGGCTGCGCACGTGGTGTGGACGCGTGAGGACCCGCCAGGTGGGGGACCGGCGGCGGGACTGGCCGCCGGTGTCGCCGCCCTGCCGCGAGCGACCGCTGTCGTGGTCGTCCTGGCCGGCGATCAGCCCTTCGCCGCGGCCGCCGTGCCGCGGCTCGTGGCCGCGCTACGCGCCGACCCGGCGGTGGGGGCGGTGCTCGGGCGGGACGCCGACGGTCACCCCCAGCCTCTGCTCGCCGCATACCGTGCGGACGAGATGGCCCGCGTTCTGCCGCAGGTGCGCAGCGGGGACTCCGTCCGGTCCACGCTCGCGGGTATCTCCCGCGCCTTTCTCGACCTCGACGCCGATGAATGTCTCGATGTCGACGACCCCGCCGATCTGGCGCGGGCCCGGGCGAGCGCGGCCCGTCGCATGGACCGTCCCGCTGGCGCTCCGCCCTCCTGA
- a CDS encoding molybdopterin-binding protein — protein sequence MPEFKISEAALLLGVSDDTVRRWVEAGRLPARRSEAGGPLTVDGRDLAHLAQELATPVPDGLRRAVSARNRFTGIVTRVLRDTVMAEVEIQAGPHRLVSLISREAADELGLEPGVLAVAVIKATEVIVERSGSQP from the coding sequence GCCCGAGTTCAAGATCTCCGAGGCGGCACTGCTGCTCGGCGTCAGTGACGACACCGTTCGTCGTTGGGTCGAGGCCGGCAGGCTGCCCGCCCGCAGGTCCGAGGCCGGTGGCCCGCTCACGGTCGACGGCCGGGACCTCGCCCACCTCGCCCAGGAGCTGGCGACGCCGGTTCCGGACGGGCTGCGGCGCGCTGTGTCGGCCCGCAACCGGTTCACCGGCATCGTCACGCGCGTGCTGCGCGACACCGTGATGGCCGAGGTCGAGATCCAGGCCGGCCCCCACCGGTTGGTCTCCCTCATCAGCCGCGAGGCGGCGGACGAGCTCGGCCTCGAGCCCGGCGTCCTCGCGGTCGCCGTGATCAAGGCCACCGAGGTCATCGTCGAGCGGTCGGGAAGTCAGCCGTGA
- a CDS encoding ABC transporter permease, whose amino-acid sequence MTDRTRGLHDATSPTPRVARRRRAGRAPLPLLVPAALGFLFLVAPFVALLVRSPWGDLGSLVTSQRVLQALWLSLRTATAATVVCLVLGVPLAWVLARTTFPGQNVVRSIVTMPLVMPPVVGGVALLSLLGRRGLLGSPLDTAFGITIPFTTLAVVIAEAFVALPFLVLSVDGSLRSADLRYEQAAAVLGASRWYVFRRVTLPLVGPSVAAGGVLCFARALGEFGATITFAGNFPGTTQTMPLAIYLAMQDDPSTALALSLVLMAVSLAVLIGLRSRWVSGLIEVAS is encoded by the coding sequence ATGACGGATCGCACCCGTGGCCTGCACGACGCCACCTCGCCCACGCCGCGGGTCGCCCGTCGCCGGCGTGCGGGCCGGGCGCCGTTGCCCCTGCTGGTCCCCGCCGCACTGGGGTTCCTCTTCCTCGTCGCGCCCTTCGTCGCGCTCCTGGTGCGCTCGCCGTGGGGCGACCTCGGCTCGCTCGTCACGTCGCAGCGCGTGCTCCAGGCGCTGTGGCTGTCGCTGCGCACCGCGACGGCGGCCACCGTCGTGTGCCTCGTCCTCGGTGTGCCGCTGGCCTGGGTGCTGGCTCGTACCACGTTCCCCGGCCAGAACGTGGTGCGCTCGATCGTCACGATGCCGCTGGTCATGCCCCCCGTCGTCGGGGGCGTCGCCCTGCTCAGCCTTCTGGGGCGCCGTGGCCTGCTCGGGAGCCCGCTCGACACGGCGTTCGGCATCACCATCCCGTTCACGACACTCGCGGTCGTCATCGCCGAGGCCTTCGTCGCCCTGCCGTTCCTCGTGCTGTCGGTCGACGGGTCGCTCCGCTCGGCGGACCTGCGCTACGAGCAGGCCGCCGCCGTGCTGGGCGCCTCCCGCTGGTACGTGTTCCGGCGCGTGACGCTGCCGCTGGTGGGGCCGTCGGTGGCCGCCGGCGGCGTGCTGTGCTTCGCCCGGGCCCTCGGCGAGTTCGGCGCGACGATCACGTTCGCGGGAAACTTCCCCGGCACGACCCAGACCATGCCGCTGGCGATCTACCTGGCCATGCAGGACGACCCGAGCACGGCGCTCGCGCTGTCGCTCGTGCTGATGGCCGTGTCGCTGGCCGTGCTGATCGGTCTGCGGTCCCGCTGGGTGTCCGGGCTCATCGAGGTGGCGTCGTGA
- the modA gene encoding molybdate ABC transporter substrate-binding protein, producing the protein MSRRPRASVALVAALAGLALAGCSSAGANEVGASSSASTGATTTPAAPALSGDLTVFAAASLTDTFTTIGAQMMAANPDLTITFNFGSSGTLAEQLLSGAPADVFASASTTTMATAAEVVGEPALFAHNGLVIVVPKGNPGGVTGLSDFANPDLTIALCDPSAPCGAAARTVFANAGITPAPDTLGQDVRATSSYVTSGEVDAALVYTTDAIAAGSAVETITFPEAAEVVNDYPIAVVEGTRNADAARAFVEHVLSPAGQAVLTDAGFDPT; encoded by the coding sequence GTGAGTCGTCGTCCTCGCGCGTCCGTCGCACTCGTGGCGGCCCTGGCGGGCCTTGCCCTGGCCGGCTGCTCGTCGGCGGGCGCGAACGAGGTCGGCGCCTCCTCGAGCGCGTCGACGGGCGCCACGACCACGCCCGCCGCTCCGGCCCTGAGCGGCGACCTGACGGTCTTCGCGGCCGCCTCGCTCACCGACACCTTCACCACGATCGGCGCCCAGATGATGGCGGCGAACCCGGACCTGACGATCACGTTCAACTTCGGCTCGTCGGGCACGCTCGCGGAGCAGCTGCTGTCCGGCGCCCCCGCGGACGTCTTCGCCTCGGCCAGCACCACGACCATGGCCACGGCCGCGGAGGTCGTGGGCGAGCCGGCGCTGTTCGCGCACAACGGGCTGGTCATCGTCGTCCCGAAGGGCAACCCGGGCGGGGTCACCGGCCTGTCCGACTTCGCGAACCCCGACCTCACGATCGCGCTGTGCGACCCGTCCGCGCCGTGCGGCGCCGCGGCCCGGACGGTGTTCGCGAACGCCGGGATCACCCCCGCGCCCGACACCCTCGGCCAGGACGTCAGGGCGACGAGCAGCTACGTCACCTCCGGCGAGGTGGACGCGGCGCTCGTCTACACGACCGACGCGATCGCGGCGGGCTCCGCGGTCGAGACCATCACCTTCCCCGAGGCCGCCGAGGTCGTCAACGACTATCCGATCGCCGTGGTCGAGGGAACCCGGAACGCCGACGCCGCGCGGGCGTTCGTCGAGCACGTGCTGTCGCCGGCCGGCCAGGCGGTGCTGACGGACGCCGGCTTCGACCCCACGTGA
- a CDS encoding ABC transporter ATP-binding protein, whose protein sequence is MKLDSHVVVRRPAFTLDLSLSVEAGEVVALVGENGVGKTTYLHAVAGLVELDDGYVRLGDRVLDDASSREHVSVEERRCGLVFQQHLLFPHLGAAENVAFGLRARGVGRRDSRAWTREWLERLGVAEHADTPATRLSGGQSQRVALARALATEPDVLLLDEPFAALDVTARPAVHALLREHVFDDVRPVVLVTHDPADASALADRVVRLAHGRPAA, encoded by the coding sequence GTGAAGCTCGACTCGCACGTCGTCGTGCGTCGGCCCGCCTTCACGCTCGATCTGTCGCTGAGCGTCGAGGCGGGGGAGGTGGTCGCGCTCGTCGGCGAGAACGGCGTGGGCAAGACGACGTACCTGCACGCGGTCGCCGGGCTCGTCGAGCTCGACGACGGCTACGTCCGGCTCGGCGACCGCGTGCTCGACGACGCCAGCAGTCGCGAGCACGTGAGCGTGGAGGAGCGACGCTGTGGGCTCGTCTTCCAGCAGCACCTGCTGTTCCCGCACCTGGGTGCGGCCGAGAACGTGGCCTTCGGGCTGCGGGCGCGCGGTGTCGGGCGCCGGGACTCCCGTGCCTGGACGAGGGAGTGGCTGGAGCGGCTGGGCGTCGCCGAGCATGCAGACACTCCCGCCACGCGGCTGTCCGGCGGGCAGTCGCAGCGGGTCGCTCTCGCCCGCGCACTCGCCACGGAACCCGATGTGCTGCTGCTCGACGAGCCGTTCGCTGCCCTCGACGTGACCGCACGGCCAGCCGTGCATGCCCTGCTGCGTGAGCACGTGTTCGACGACGTGCGGCCCGTGGTGCTCGTGACGCACGACCCGGCCGACGCGTCGGCGCTCGCCGACCGCGTGGTGCGGCTGGCGCACGGCCGACCGGCCGCGTGA